From one Pyxidicoccus xibeiensis genomic stretch:
- a CDS encoding phosphotransferase, with translation MTTLDLTKLPEYLKQQRWFSGKAWPIKQVSVLDHGTVEHGGCSFTLAVVEVLYELGHPERYLLPVKPAAEGVRDALEDDECLRGLYSILREGGGVPSASGRVVGEWIGGPEDLMALPSPLPVRRLLVEQSNTSVVLGEKVILKIIRKLESGVNPEYEVGRFLATKTGFRATPVLLGALHLEGPAGANIAVAHRFVPNATDGWKYTLERLRQERALGERFLGEMRELGMRLGELHNAFASASAEDPAFTPEPLLLEDLQRWSASIVGELGVTLADAGRVHPDLMDRREALVEHAKRLAHVPPSGQKIRIHGDLHLGQVLRANEQWLIFDFEGEPSRSFTARREKYSALRDVAGMIRSFDYAEATVALEGGEPQGRVAPSRDAFLEGYRQATRGASFLPSDSTTFEVMLRAFELEKLLYEVRYELQNRPDWVRIPIQALLRMEASK, from the coding sequence GTGACGACCTTGGACCTGACGAAGCTGCCGGAGTACCTCAAGCAACAGCGTTGGTTCAGTGGCAAGGCTTGGCCCATCAAGCAGGTCTCCGTCCTGGACCACGGCACCGTCGAGCACGGGGGCTGCTCCTTCACCCTCGCCGTGGTGGAGGTCCTCTACGAGCTGGGCCACCCGGAGCGCTACCTGCTGCCGGTGAAGCCCGCCGCGGAAGGCGTGCGCGACGCGCTGGAGGACGACGAGTGCCTGCGGGGCCTCTACTCCATCCTGCGCGAGGGCGGTGGCGTGCCTTCCGCGTCCGGCCGGGTGGTGGGCGAGTGGATTGGCGGGCCGGAGGACCTGATGGCCCTTCCCTCACCGCTGCCGGTGCGGCGGCTGCTGGTGGAGCAGAGCAACACCTCGGTGGTGCTGGGCGAGAAGGTCATCCTCAAGATCATCCGCAAGCTCGAGTCGGGGGTGAACCCGGAGTACGAGGTGGGCCGCTTCCTCGCCACGAAGACGGGCTTCCGGGCCACGCCCGTGCTGCTGGGCGCGCTGCACCTGGAGGGGCCGGCGGGCGCCAACATCGCGGTGGCCCACCGCTTCGTCCCCAACGCCACGGACGGCTGGAAGTACACGCTGGAGCGGCTGCGCCAGGAGCGGGCCCTGGGCGAGCGCTTCCTGGGAGAGATGCGGGAGCTGGGCATGCGCCTGGGCGAGCTGCACAACGCCTTCGCGTCCGCGTCCGCGGAGGACCCGGCTTTCACCCCGGAGCCGCTGCTGCTCGAGGACCTGCAGCGCTGGAGCGCCTCCATCGTGGGCGAGCTGGGCGTGACGCTGGCGGATGCGGGCCGGGTGCACCCGGACCTGATGGACCGGCGCGAGGCGCTCGTCGAGCACGCGAAGCGGCTGGCCCACGTGCCGCCGTCCGGGCAGAAGATTCGCATCCACGGGGATCTGCACCTGGGCCAGGTGCTGCGGGCCAACGAGCAGTGGCTCATCTTCGACTTCGAGGGCGAGCCCTCGCGCAGCTTCACGGCGCGGCGGGAGAAGTACAGCGCGCTGCGGGACGTGGCGGGGATGATTCGCTCGTTCGACTACGCGGAGGCCACCGTGGCCCTGGAGGGCGGCGAGCCTCAAGGCCGCGTGGCTCCCAGCCGCGACGCATTCCTGGAGGGCTACCGCCAGGCGACTCGCGGGGCGTCCTTCCTGCCCTCCGACAGCACCACGTTCGAGGTGATGCTGCGGGCGTTCGAGCTGGAGAAGCTTCTCTACGAAGTGAGATATGAGCTGCAGAACCGGCCGGATTGGGTGCGAATCCCCATCCAGGCCCTCTTGCGCATGGAGGCATCCAAGTGA
- the treS gene encoding maltose alpha-D-glucosyltransferase, with protein MEIDPLWYKKALIYELHLRAFHDSNGDGHGDIPGLIEKLPYLQDLGIDCLWLLPHYPSPLRDDGYDIADFYGIHPDYGTLADFQRLVDESHKRGIRIITELVVNHTSDQHPWFQEARSDPKSPKRDWYVWSDTDDKYKGTRIIFLDTERSNWTWDPVAKQYFWHRFFSHQPDLNYDNPEVQEAMLDIMRFWLNMGVDGFRCDAVPYLFEREGTNCENLPETHAFLKRLRKTIDAEYPGKMLLAEANQWPADVRVYFGEGDEFHMGFHFPVMPRLFMAIRKEDRTPIVEIMEQTPEIPDNCQWAIFLRNHDELTLEMVTDEDRDYMYREYATDPRMRINLGIRRRLAPLMDNGRRRIELMHSLLFTLPGTPVMYYGDEIGMGDNIYLGDRNGVRTPMQWTGDRNAGFSRADYARLYAPVIADPVYGYQSINVEAQERVKSSLLHWVKRMIRIRQRYPVFSLGSLRFLQTENRKVLAFMREYEGQTVLVVCNLSRFAQPAVLDLRDWEGNVPVELIGETPFPRISNLPYQLSMGPYMFLWFRLDKPAPGRSLP; from the coding sequence ATGGAAATTGATCCCCTCTGGTACAAGAAGGCGCTCATCTACGAGCTGCACCTGCGCGCCTTCCATGACTCCAACGGCGACGGCCACGGGGACATCCCGGGCCTGATTGAGAAGCTGCCGTACCTGCAGGACCTGGGCATCGACTGTCTCTGGCTGCTGCCGCACTACCCGTCGCCGCTGCGTGACGACGGGTATGACATCGCGGACTTCTACGGCATCCATCCGGACTACGGCACGCTCGCGGACTTCCAGCGCCTGGTGGACGAGTCCCACAAGCGCGGCATCCGCATCATCACCGAGCTGGTGGTCAACCACACCAGTGACCAGCACCCCTGGTTCCAGGAGGCCCGCAGCGACCCGAAGAGCCCCAAGCGCGACTGGTACGTCTGGAGCGACACGGACGACAAGTACAAGGGCACCCGCATCATCTTCCTGGACACCGAGCGCTCCAACTGGACGTGGGACCCGGTGGCCAAGCAGTACTTCTGGCACCGCTTCTTCAGCCACCAGCCGGACCTCAACTACGACAACCCCGAAGTGCAGGAAGCCATGCTGGACATCATGCGCTTCTGGCTGAACATGGGGGTGGACGGGTTCCGCTGCGACGCCGTGCCCTACCTCTTCGAGCGCGAGGGCACCAACTGCGAGAACCTCCCGGAGACGCACGCCTTCCTCAAGCGCCTGCGGAAGACCATCGACGCCGAGTACCCGGGGAAGATGCTGCTCGCGGAAGCGAACCAGTGGCCCGCCGACGTCCGCGTCTACTTCGGCGAGGGCGACGAGTTCCACATGGGCTTCCACTTCCCGGTGATGCCCCGCCTCTTCATGGCCATCCGCAAGGAGGACCGCACGCCCATCGTCGAAATCATGGAGCAGACGCCGGAGATTCCGGACAACTGCCAGTGGGCCATCTTCCTGCGCAACCACGACGAGCTGACGCTGGAGATGGTGACGGACGAGGACCGGGACTACATGTACCGGGAGTACGCCACCGACCCGCGGATGCGCATCAACCTGGGCATCCGCCGCCGGCTCGCCCCGCTGATGGACAACGGCCGCAGGCGCATCGAGCTGATGCACAGCCTGCTGTTCACCCTGCCCGGCACGCCCGTCATGTACTACGGCGACGAGATAGGCATGGGGGACAACATCTACCTCGGCGACCGCAACGGCGTGCGCACCCCCATGCAGTGGACGGGAGACCGCAACGCGGGCTTCAGCCGGGCGGACTACGCGCGCCTGTACGCCCCCGTCATCGCCGACCCGGTGTATGGCTACCAGTCCATCAACGTGGAGGCGCAGGAGCGCGTGAAGTCCAGCCTCCTGCACTGGGTGAAGCGGATGATTCGCATCCGCCAGCGCTACCCGGTCTTCTCCCTGGGGAGCCTGCGCTTCCTGCAGACGGAGAACCGCAAGGTGCTGGCCTTCATGCGCGAGTACGAGGGGCAGACGGTGCTGGTGGTGTGCAACCTGTCGCGCTTCGCCCAGCCGGCGGTGCTCGACCTGCGCGACTGGGAGGGCAACGTCCCGGTGGAGCTCATTGGCGAGACACCCTTCCCCCGCATCAGCAACCTGCCCTATCAGCTCTCCATGGGCCCCTACATGTTCCTGTGGTTCCGGCTGGACAAGCCGGCGCCGGGAAGGAGCCTGCCGTGA
- a CDS encoding alpha-1,4-glucan--maltose-1-phosphate maltosyltransferase: MTERIGSVFIEGVRPELDAGRYAIKRVAGESLTVKADVFKEGHDVLVAVVRWRQLTPKAQQTDWREVPMRFLGNDLWEADIPLAHNGRYQYTIEAWPDLFRTWVSELKRKVDAGRDVKSELLEGAALLEGAAARARAASAEDARVLTEAAVRLRQPPEPDLIAVALAPELATIASLYPDRTLAKRYDKVLEVFADREKARFGAWYEFFPRSAKRDGRTHGTFKDAEGWLPYIQQLGFDVIYLPPIHPIGRTARKGKNNSLKAAADDVGSPWAIGASEGGHKAIHPQLGTPADFRHFIEAAQAHGIEVALDLAFQCSPDHPYVKEHPEWFQKRPDGTIKTAENPPKRYEDIVNFDWMGPAREALWTELESVVLHWVKEGVRTFRVDNPHTKPIQFWEWLIRRVQDAHPDVLFLSEAFTRPKVMKALGKVGFTQSYTYFTWRLFKDELQDYLEEITRPPVSDFFRGNLWPNTPDILPELLQNAGPGAFRLRATLAATLSSAWGMYCGFELCEGRPLPGKEEYLDSEKYQLVAWDLDRAGNIKDWIAKLNAARRTQPALRQYDTLQFFETNNERVMFYGKRSPDGASTVLVAVSLDPYAPQEALLHVPMEWLGAKADETYQVHELMSDQRSLWQGPDVQVRLTPEQPAAVWAVYRFRRTEQAFDYYE; this comes from the coding sequence ATGACCGAACGAATCGGAAGCGTGTTCATCGAGGGAGTGAGACCCGAGCTCGATGCGGGCCGCTACGCCATCAAGCGCGTCGCCGGGGAGAGCCTCACCGTCAAGGCCGATGTCTTCAAGGAAGGCCACGACGTCCTGGTCGCCGTCGTCCGCTGGCGCCAGCTCACTCCCAAGGCGCAGCAGACCGACTGGCGGGAGGTGCCCATGCGCTTCCTGGGGAACGACCTCTGGGAGGCCGACATCCCCCTCGCCCACAACGGACGCTACCAGTACACGATTGAAGCATGGCCGGATCTCTTTCGGACGTGGGTGTCCGAGCTGAAGAGGAAGGTCGACGCCGGCCGGGATGTGAAGAGCGAGCTGCTGGAGGGGGCCGCGCTGCTGGAGGGCGCAGCCGCTCGGGCCCGCGCCGCCAGCGCGGAGGATGCGCGGGTGCTGACGGAGGCCGCCGTCCGACTGCGCCAGCCGCCGGAGCCGGACCTCATCGCGGTGGCGCTGGCGCCGGAGCTGGCCACCATTGCGTCCCTGTACCCGGACCGCACCCTGGCGAAGCGCTACGACAAGGTGCTGGAGGTCTTCGCCGACCGGGAGAAGGCCCGCTTCGGCGCCTGGTACGAGTTCTTCCCCCGCTCCGCGAAGCGTGACGGCCGCACGCACGGCACCTTCAAGGACGCGGAAGGCTGGCTGCCCTACATCCAGCAGCTCGGCTTCGACGTCATCTACCTCCCGCCCATCCACCCCATCGGCCGCACCGCGCGCAAGGGGAAGAACAACAGCCTGAAGGCGGCGGCCGACGACGTGGGCAGCCCCTGGGCCATCGGCGCGTCGGAGGGCGGCCACAAGGCCATCCACCCGCAGCTCGGCACGCCGGCGGACTTCCGCCACTTCATCGAGGCAGCCCAGGCGCACGGCATCGAGGTGGCGCTGGACCTGGCCTTCCAGTGCTCGCCGGACCACCCGTACGTGAAGGAGCATCCGGAGTGGTTCCAGAAGCGGCCGGACGGCACCATCAAGACGGCGGAGAACCCGCCCAAGCGCTACGAGGACATCGTCAACTTCGACTGGATGGGCCCCGCCCGCGAGGCGCTCTGGACGGAGCTGGAGTCCGTCGTCCTGCACTGGGTGAAGGAGGGCGTGCGGACCTTCCGCGTGGACAACCCGCACACCAAGCCCATCCAGTTCTGGGAGTGGCTCATCCGCCGCGTGCAGGACGCCCACCCGGACGTCCTCTTCCTCTCGGAAGCCTTCACCCGTCCCAAGGTGATGAAGGCCCTGGGCAAGGTGGGCTTCACCCAGTCGTACACGTACTTCACCTGGCGCCTCTTCAAGGACGAGCTGCAGGACTACCTGGAGGAAATCACCCGGCCGCCGGTGTCGGACTTCTTCCGCGGCAACCTGTGGCCCAACACGCCGGACATCCTCCCGGAGCTGCTGCAGAACGCGGGGCCCGGGGCCTTCCGCCTGCGCGCGACGCTGGCCGCCACCCTCTCCTCCGCCTGGGGCATGTACTGCGGCTTCGAGCTGTGCGAGGGCCGCCCGCTGCCCGGCAAGGAGGAGTACCTCGACTCGGAGAAGTACCAGCTCGTCGCGTGGGATTTGGACCGGGCCGGCAACATCAAGGACTGGATTGCGAAGCTCAACGCCGCGCGCCGCACGCAGCCGGCGCTGCGCCAGTACGACACGCTCCAGTTCTTCGAGACGAACAACGAGCGCGTCATGTTCTACGGCAAGCGCTCGCCGGACGGCGCCAGCACGGTGCTGGTCGCGGTGAGCCTGGACCCGTACGCGCCCCAGGAGGCGCTGCTGCATGTGCCCATGGAGTGGCTGGGCGCCAAGGCGGACGAGACCTATCAGGTCCACGAGCTGATGTCGGACCAGCGCTCGCTCTGGCAGGGCCCTGACGTGCAGGTGCGCCTCACGCCCGAGCAACCCGCGGCCGTCTGGGCCGTGTACCGCTTCCGTCGCACCGAGCAGGCGTTCGACTACTACGAGTGA
- a CDS encoding sigma-70 family RNA polymerase sigma factor has product MAPSHPTAPRASDPAADRALLQQVALGSGPAMREVYARCGARAFAVTLRLLPSRADAEEVLQETFLEVWRRAREFDPARGGMETWVTTIARTRAIDRLRAMGTMSRVVEGASHQAPPVSATPTAPDDAASRGQDRGRVLAALKQLPPEQREVVELAYFEGLSQREIAERTGDPLGTVKTRARLALEKLGDLLRELAPGS; this is encoded by the coding sequence ATGGCGCCTTCCCACCCCACCGCCCCCCGAGCGAGCGACCCGGCGGCTGACAGGGCCCTGCTCCAGCAGGTCGCCCTGGGCAGCGGCCCGGCGATGCGCGAGGTGTACGCGCGCTGTGGCGCCAGGGCCTTCGCCGTCACGCTGCGCCTGCTGCCTTCGCGCGCGGACGCGGAGGAGGTCCTGCAGGAGACCTTCCTGGAGGTCTGGCGGCGCGCACGCGAGTTCGACCCGGCGCGCGGAGGGATGGAGACGTGGGTGACGACCATCGCCCGGACGCGCGCCATCGACCGGCTGCGGGCGATGGGCACCATGTCCCGCGTGGTGGAGGGCGCGTCGCACCAGGCGCCTCCCGTGAGCGCGACGCCCACCGCGCCGGATGACGCCGCCTCGCGCGGGCAGGACCGGGGCCGGGTGCTCGCGGCGCTGAAGCAGCTCCCTCCGGAGCAGCGCGAGGTGGTGGAGCTGGCCTACTTCGAGGGGCTGTCCCAGCGGGAGATTGCCGAGCGGACCGGTGACCCGCTCGGCACCGTGAAGACGCGGGCCCGGCTCGCGCTCGAGAAGCTGGGGGACCTGCTGAGGGAGCTCGCTCCCGGTTCGTAG
- a CDS encoding dioxygenase family protein → MSSDAKKTTPEPLTRRRVLRGLGLTLAALPLARLALACGEGTDGDTGTGIDAGTGSTGSWATGGTAAMTLASSYPNPFTSGPGTPCALTCAATLGPCYATTIERKDISEGHDGLPVRLALRVVDEACNPIQGASVDIWHTAPEGLYSGEDASDFCTSGDATARAARWFRGVQTTDANGRVDFDTCFPGWYSSRTIHIHFTIRVNGSEYVTSQLFFEDDLSDDIVGNQPLYNTRGARDTTNQNDTVVSADAVSDYVFQTERMDDGAMLAWKTLVIRSSLSNAQCSIPGGSGGGGPGGPGGPPPPGFDGGMGPRP, encoded by the coding sequence ATGAGCAGCGACGCCAAGAAGACCACACCGGAGCCCCTGACGCGTCGGCGCGTTCTACGCGGCCTGGGGCTGACGCTCGCGGCCCTGCCGCTCGCCCGGTTGGCCCTGGCGTGTGGCGAGGGGACCGACGGCGACACTGGCACCGGGATCGATGCCGGCACGGGCTCCACCGGAAGCTGGGCGACTGGCGGCACGGCCGCGATGACCCTGGCCTCGTCCTATCCCAACCCGTTCACCTCCGGGCCCGGCACCCCCTGCGCCCTGACCTGCGCCGCGACGCTGGGGCCCTGCTACGCGACGACGATCGAGCGCAAGGACATCAGCGAGGGCCATGACGGCCTGCCCGTGCGGCTCGCGCTGCGCGTGGTGGACGAGGCGTGCAATCCCATCCAGGGCGCGTCCGTCGACATCTGGCACACGGCTCCCGAGGGGCTCTACTCGGGCGAGGATGCCAGCGACTTCTGCACCTCGGGCGACGCGACGGCCCGGGCTGCCCGGTGGTTCCGCGGTGTCCAGACGACGGATGCGAACGGCCGTGTGGACTTCGATACGTGCTTCCCCGGCTGGTACAGCAGCCGCACCATCCACATCCACTTCACCATTCGCGTCAACGGCAGCGAGTACGTGACGTCGCAGCTGTTCTTCGAGGACGACCTGAGCGACGACATCGTCGGCAACCAGCCGCTCTACAACACGCGCGGCGCGCGAGACACGACCAACCAGAACGACACCGTCGTCTCGGCCGACGCGGTCTCCGACTACGTGTTCCAGACCGAGCGCATGGACGACGGTGCGATGCTGGCCTGGAAGACCCTGGTCATCCGCTCGTCGCTCTCCAACGCGCAGTGCTCGATTCCTGGCGGCAGCGGCGGTGGTGGTCCGGGTGGCCCGGGGGGACCGCCGCCTCCCGGCTTCGATGGGGGCATGGGACCCCGGCCCTGA
- a CDS encoding response regulator transcription factor, translating into MGERILLVEDDPQLGAQIVEHLRGAGFEPTWWREGRLLTPGGLPDVSLVVLDLMLPGTYGMDMLKALRTFSEVPVLILSARNDTLDKVRALKLGADDYMTKPFWPEELIERVRARLRRPLLQKADAVVEVGALRIDLQAHEVSVQGQPVELTRVEFALLAALARRPREAVTRQWLVEHVLDPEREGTERTLDVHVSRLRRKLGAMHGVETVWGVGYRLVPGDGS; encoded by the coding sequence ATGGGTGAGCGCATCCTGCTGGTGGAGGATGATCCGCAGCTCGGCGCGCAGATCGTCGAGCACCTGCGGGGCGCGGGCTTCGAGCCCACGTGGTGGCGCGAGGGCCGGCTGCTGACGCCCGGCGGGCTGCCCGACGTGAGCCTCGTCGTGCTCGACCTGATGCTGCCGGGCACCTATGGCATGGACATGCTCAAGGCACTCCGGACCTTCTCCGAGGTGCCCGTCCTCATCCTCAGCGCGCGCAACGACACGCTCGACAAGGTGCGCGCGTTGAAGCTCGGCGCCGACGACTACATGACCAAGCCCTTCTGGCCGGAGGAGCTCATCGAGCGGGTGCGTGCGCGCCTCCGCCGGCCCCTGCTCCAGAAGGCGGACGCCGTCGTGGAGGTGGGGGCGCTGCGCATCGACCTCCAGGCACACGAGGTCTCCGTGCAGGGCCAGCCCGTCGAGCTGACCAGGGTGGAGTTCGCGCTGCTCGCGGCGCTCGCCCGGCGCCCCCGTGAGGCGGTGACGCGGCAGTGGCTGGTGGAGCATGTGCTGGACCCCGAGCGCGAGGGCACCGAGCGCACGCTGGACGTGCATGTCTCGCGGCTGCGGCGAAAGCTCGGCGCCATGCACGGCGTCGAGACGGTGTGGGGCGTGGGCTACCGCCTCGTTCCCGGGGATGGCTCGTGA
- a CDS encoding sensor histidine kinase, protein MKLRLRLALTVVAVTVPVVAGLSFFQQSLRQRSEEEVLEASTLARMQAGERERCEAFPESWTVRRGPPPRGDRPPPPGEPGGPPPERDGRFPPGGPDRPPFRGDRGPPPEDRGPGPGGEPGRPPPGVLHFPYDSQLVSRNPRAPVLTEAMLAAVRSGEGSVFHRSTQDGRPVLDLLLRMPWDGGPCAFILARRVPPPGSPTDGLPPPEVLLVPLLAVLAVVVALGPVVRRVRQLTGEVRASAVSRYQAPVSVRGNDEVAELARAFQEARAEIQSQLSQQEAREQALRDFLANTMHDVMTPLTVLQGHLSAMQQRTGRGEPPDSAVMASAMGEAHYIASLVHNLAAAARLEAGEPQVQRAPVDLNAVIARVLGRHQPIARQRRISLESGVPEAPVFVRGDVTLIEQAVSNVVFNGIHHGREEGHVAVVLESPRQGRFHLRVIDDGPGIPEEERARLLERGFRGNAARTRGTQGQGLGLHITQHVAHVHGWVLTLAPSEYGGLEVGMEGEVSEAG, encoded by the coding sequence GTGAAGCTGCGGCTGCGGCTGGCGCTCACCGTGGTCGCGGTGACGGTGCCCGTCGTCGCGGGGCTGAGCTTCTTCCAGCAGTCCCTGCGCCAGCGCTCCGAGGAGGAGGTGCTCGAGGCGTCCACGCTCGCGAGGATGCAGGCCGGAGAGCGCGAGCGCTGCGAGGCATTCCCTGAGTCCTGGACGGTGAGACGGGGACCTCCGCCTCGGGGGGACCGGCCTCCGCCTCCGGGTGAGCCAGGCGGGCCTCCTCCCGAGCGGGACGGGAGGTTTCCCCCTGGGGGACCTGACCGTCCGCCCTTTCGCGGCGACCGTGGGCCGCCGCCTGAGGACCGTGGACCGGGGCCGGGCGGCGAGCCTGGGCGGCCACCTCCGGGCGTGCTCCACTTTCCCTATGACTCGCAGCTCGTGTCCCGCAACCCCAGGGCTCCCGTCCTCACCGAGGCGATGCTGGCGGCGGTGCGCTCGGGGGAGGGCTCGGTCTTCCATCGCTCGACGCAGGACGGCCGGCCGGTGCTGGACCTGCTGCTGCGCATGCCCTGGGACGGTGGGCCCTGCGCGTTCATCCTCGCTCGGAGGGTGCCCCCGCCTGGCTCACCGACGGATGGGCTGCCTCCTCCCGAGGTGCTGCTCGTGCCGCTGCTCGCGGTCCTCGCCGTGGTGGTGGCGCTGGGGCCCGTGGTGCGGCGCGTCCGGCAGCTCACCGGTGAGGTCCGCGCCTCCGCCGTCAGCCGCTACCAGGCGCCCGTCTCCGTGCGAGGCAACGACGAGGTCGCGGAGCTGGCTCGCGCGTTTCAGGAAGCCCGTGCGGAGATTCAGAGTCAGCTCTCCCAGCAGGAGGCTCGGGAGCAGGCCCTGCGGGACTTCCTGGCCAACACCATGCACGACGTGATGACGCCGCTCACCGTGCTCCAGGGACACCTGTCCGCGATGCAGCAGCGCACCGGCCGAGGAGAGCCTCCCGATTCGGCGGTCATGGCATCGGCGATGGGCGAGGCGCACTACATCGCTTCACTCGTGCACAACCTGGCGGCGGCGGCGCGACTGGAAGCGGGGGAGCCGCAGGTGCAGCGTGCGCCAGTGGACCTGAATGCCGTCATCGCCCGGGTCCTCGGGCGGCACCAGCCCATTGCCCGCCAGCGGCGCATCTCGCTGGAGAGTGGCGTGCCCGAGGCTCCCGTGTTCGTGCGGGGCGACGTCACCCTCATCGAGCAGGCCGTAAGCAACGTGGTCTTCAACGGCATCCACCACGGCCGGGAAGAGGGCCACGTGGCGGTCGTCCTGGAGAGCCCGCGCCAGGGACGCTTCCACCTGCGCGTCATCGATGATGGTCCCGGCATTCCGGAGGAAGAGCGGGCGCGGTTGCTGGAACGTGGGTTCCGCGGCAATGCCGCTCGGACGCGGGGCACCCAGGGGCAGGGACTGGGACTCCACATCACCCAGCACGTGGCGCACGTACATGGCTGGGTCCTGACGCTGGCGCCTTCGGAGTACGGAGGGCTCGAGGTCGGGATGGAGGGGGAGGTTTCCGAGGCGGGCTGA
- a CDS encoding pullulanase X25 domain-containing protein: protein MRPFRFMTPECLRACAVLLALLCTPAFAQPGPSSVTIVGSFQSELGCAGDWEPACANTWLERDAEDGIWRKLFTVPAGEQRFKAAINNSWDENYGANAQLDGPDLVFSHTEPAGVKFYYDPVTHWITNSTLTPIAVLAGSMQSELGCPGDWDPGCMITWLKDIDGDGTQELRIPSLPAGTYELKVAHHESWDENYGANGVPGGDNIVFTVPATDQEILFSYNSSTHLLTIQVGTPDAGPGDLDGGTDAGSATDAGSDAGPGDIDAGPGGGTDAGPGDIDAGPGGGTDAGPGESDAGPGGGTDAGPGESDAGPGGGTDAGPGDTDAGPGGGTDAGPGDTDAGSGGGTDAGPGDTDAGSGGGTDAGPGDADAGSNTDAGAGDTDAGTNTDAGTGDADAGTQVPDAGAGNADAGTSPPPPGNDEETTGCNCGASTGGGAPLLLLGMWMGLSFLQARRRARLQSRG from the coding sequence ATGCGTCCATTCCGCTTCATGACTCCGGAGTGTCTGCGAGCGTGTGCCGTACTGCTCGCGCTGCTGTGTACACCGGCTTTCGCCCAGCCCGGGCCGAGCTCGGTCACCATCGTCGGCAGCTTCCAGTCCGAGCTCGGCTGCGCGGGTGACTGGGAGCCCGCCTGCGCCAACACCTGGCTGGAGCGCGACGCGGAAGACGGCATCTGGCGCAAGCTCTTCACCGTTCCGGCAGGTGAGCAGCGGTTCAAGGCCGCCATCAACAACTCCTGGGACGAGAACTACGGAGCGAACGCCCAGTTGGACGGGCCCGACCTCGTCTTCAGCCACACGGAGCCGGCCGGGGTGAAGTTCTATTACGACCCCGTCACGCACTGGATCACGAACTCGACGCTCACGCCCATCGCCGTGCTCGCGGGCTCGATGCAGTCCGAGCTGGGCTGCCCGGGCGACTGGGACCCGGGCTGCATGATCACGTGGCTCAAGGACATCGACGGTGACGGCACGCAGGAGCTGCGCATCCCCTCGCTTCCCGCGGGCACGTACGAGCTGAAGGTCGCCCATCACGAGAGCTGGGACGAGAACTACGGCGCGAACGGTGTTCCCGGCGGCGACAACATCGTGTTCACCGTGCCCGCGACCGACCAGGAGATCCTGTTCAGCTACAACAGCTCCACGCACCTGCTCACCATCCAGGTGGGCACGCCGGACGCCGGCCCGGGCGACCTGGATGGCGGCACGGACGCGGGCTCCGCGACGGATGCCGGTTCGGATGCGGGTCCCGGCGACATCGACGCCGGCCCGGGTGGTGGCACTGACGCGGGTCCTGGCGACATCGACGCGGGCCCGGGCGGAGGCACGGACGCAGGCCCTGGTGAGAGTGACGCGGGCCCGGGCGGAGGCACGGACGCAGGCCCTGGTGAGAGTGACGCGGGCCCGGGCGGAGGCACGGACGCAGGACCTGGCGACACTGACGCGGGCCCGGGCGGAGGCACGGACGCAGGTCCTGGCGACACGGATGCGGGCTCGGGCGGTGGCACTGACGCAGGTCCTGGCGACACAGACGCGGGCTCGGGCGGAGGCACGGACGCAGGTCCTGGCGACGCTGATGCTGGCAGCAACACCGACGCAGGCGCAGGCGATACCGATGCGGGCACCAACACGGATGCGGGCACGGGCGATGCTGACGCTGGCACCCAGGTCCCTGACGCAGGCGCGGGCAACGCGGATGCCGGCACCTCCCCGCCCCCGCCGGGTAATGACGAGGAGACCACAGGCTGCAATTGCGGCGCGAGCACTGGAGGCGGTGCGCCCCTGCTGCTCCTCGGAATGTGGATGGGCCTGAGCTTCCTCCAGGCGCGCCGACGCGCCCGCCTCCAGTCGAGAGGCTGA